The proteins below are encoded in one region of Hordeum vulgare subsp. vulgare chromosome 3H, MorexV3_pseudomolecules_assembly, whole genome shotgun sequence:
- the LOC123441942 gene encoding uncharacterized protein LOC123441942: MAIKILNLTTSSSGCERNWSTFEMVDAKRRNKLDVARRDNLVYIQFNGRMIDKRKKLSSSSDVLLGEDASRAQDWIYEYAYIDEAIDPTTGMPCNIIHEEMEESEHVQLRRSARVRELHEVEEFVEDDDNESDHEIEDDGIDYESDDDGVMATKDDDEEEDPRNLERFVINL; this comes from the exons ATGGCCATAAAGATACTCAACTTGACCACAAGTTCATCCGGATGTGAAAGAAATTGGAGCACGTTTGAAATG GTGGATGCAAAGAGGAGAAATAAACTAGATGTGGCTCGTAGGGACAATCTAGTTTATATCCAATTCAATGGAAGGATgattgataaaagaaagaagttaTCCTCTTCTAGTGATGTTCTTCTTGGTGAAGATGCATCACGAGCACAAGATTGGATATATGAATATGCATATATCGATGAGGCGATTGATCCCACTACGGGCATGCCATGCAACATCATTCATGAAGAAATGGAGGAAAGTGAACATGTGCAGCTTCGTAGGAGTGCAAGAGTTAGAGAACTCCatgaagttgaagaatttgttgaggatgatgataatgaatCTGATCATGAGATAGAAGATGATGGCATTGAttatgagtctgatgatgatggcGTTATGGCAACCAAggacgatgatgaggaggaggaccccCGCAACCTTGAGCGATTTGTCATCAACTTATAA